DNA from Algisphaera agarilytica:
TCTGCTTGACCGCTTGGCCGACCGGGCCAACCAGAGGTGAAGGTTCGAACTCGATCGGGGCGCTCTTGTCGTTGTACGGCCCGACCAGGCAGTAGCGGTTGCCCCACCGGCTGACCATCGAGGGCACCTTGCTACGCAACACCGTGTAGATCCCGCCGACCTGGTTACAAGCCTCCCACGCGATCTCCAACAGCATCGGGTCGGCCCGCCGGCCACGCCGAGAAGGCTTGCCCAGCTCGGTGGCTGCGGGGTCGGTGGCGAGGGCTTCAGTCACGGCGGGGTCGGCTTGATTCATAAGTTGGGTCTGACAGCGAAGGGTCGGCGAAACACCTTGAGACGGGAGCGTCTATCTTAATCCACCTCACGGCCAGATACAGCCTAGGCTTCCCTTTAACGACTCCCGTTTACCTGATCGGCCCACCCATGCCCGACACTGAAAGTTTCATCGCGCTGCTCGAACACGGTGCCGTCGCCGACCTTGCCCAGATCATCACGGACCACCCGCGGCGGGTGAACACCTTTCTCACCCAACCCGCGCCGCACGGCAGTGAGCAGTGGATGCCGATGCATTTCGCCGCGCGGGCCGGACACCTCGCCGCCGTGGAACTGATGCTGGAACACCGCGTCCACCCCGACTGCCGGACACGCTTTAACACCCCGATGCATGCCCGACAGACCCCGCTGCACCTGGCCGCGGCCGGCGGGCACTTTCAAGTCATCGAACGTCTCCTCGAAGCACGCGCAGAGATCGAGGTGCGTGACGCCCAGCTCCGTTCGCCCATCTGGCTCGCCGCCCGGCATGGTCACCCCCAAGTCATCGCCGCCTTGGCCGCCCGTCGAGCCGACCTCGAAACCCGCGACACCCAGCAGCGCACCCCGCTCCATGCCGCCCTGCTCCCCCCCAAGCCGAGGGCTGAGCAAAGCGAAGCCCCGGATCGGCTCCTTCCTCCCCCCCCGATCACCTTCAACCCCGCCGCCGCCCTCGCCCTCCTCGACTCCGGCGCCGACCCCAACGCCACCTGCCCCAAAGAGCCCGAGGGCTTCACCCCCCTGCACCGCTGCGTCGCCCTCGGCGACCCTGCCTTCGACGTCGCCAAACGCCTGATCCAAGACGGCGCCAACCGCACCGCCGTCGACCCCCGCACGTCTCGAACCCCTCACGCCTTGGCCCTACACCTCCAACGCAGCGCCGCCTGGATCGACCTTCTAGCCTGACCAGATCAAATGGGCGCAACAGGCGTGTGGGCTTCAGCCCGCATGCCCACCCCCCAAACGCGCCATCGCCGCATCCAATCGCTCCGCCGCGTGCTCCCACCGATACCGCTCGACCACTGCGTGATCCAGACCGGGGAGATCACCCACGTTCATCCGCATCAGATGATCCGCCAACCCATCGGGTGTCCCGTCGTAATAAAAACGCTCGTCCTCGCCGAACACTTCCGGGTACGCCAACCGGTGTGGGAACACCGGGAAGCATCCCGCAGCCACCGCTTCCACCACCGCGATGCCGAAGAACTCGTGCCGCGCGGTGGACACCACGACATCCGCCTCCCGCAGCGCCGCCTCATACTCGGCCCGGGAATCCTGGTAGCCCCAGCGCACGATCTCGTCAGCAAACCGTTTCTTGGCCGTGGCGAAACACTCGGGCACCTGCTTGAACGACTCGCCCAACACGCTCAACCTGAACCGCACCCCGCGCTTCTTGAGTTTCTTGAGCGCTGCGAAAAACGCATCGGGGTCTTTGTCGTGTTCCCACCGGCCGACCCACAGGATGTGCAGGAGCTCATCCCTTTCAGAACGAGTGGCTTCGACGGTATCCGGAGCATCGCCGAGCTGGACGCCGGGCGACAGCACCACCGATGCGTCGTGGATCATGTCCGGCAGGTGGTCCAGTTCACGGCCCGGCATCTTCTGCAACAGCTTCGACGTCGCCGTCAGGAACCCGTCGCGGTGATACGCCGAGTTCCACCCGATCGAAGGGCTCAGGCCGGGTGCACGCTGGATCGCCGCGAGGGCAGAGGTCAGATGCGTGATCGCGAAGTGCTGATCGCGCGGGTCGTCGTGGCGGGTGGGGTAGGTCAGTTGGTTCTCGTGGAAGTACACCATCGCTGGCAACGAGCGGAACCGGTGGTCGCACAACCCGTAGAAACTGGCGAGGTCCAGCATCGACGTGCACCAGACCGCATTCACGCCCCCCAAAGCCGCTTGCGGCTTAGCGCTCAGCAGTTCTGCCGCAAACGTCGCCCCCGCGTGCCGCATCCGCCACTTCCAATGATGACCCGGCAGCGTCAGCGTTTCGAAGTCGTGGCGCGAGTGTGCCATCCACCCTTCGAGAAACGCCTTGTGGCTGCCGGTGTGGTACGGATTCAGGGCAAGGATGCGCATCGCCCACACATTACCTCAACCAGGGCGAGGCGATCGACACAACCGCCAACACCACCAGCATCCCCAGCGTCACCCGACGCAGCGTCTGCCGCGACCACCGCGAGCCCACCTTCGCCCCGCAGTTGCCCATGAACACCACCACCGGCGTCATCACCAGCCCGCCCGCGATCGCCCACCACAGCTCCCCGCCGAACTTCCACAACATCAACCCCAACTGCACCGGCATGAGTTGGAGAAACAGCACCCAGAGGAACGCCCGGGTCCGCTGCGTCGACCAATCGTGGGACACCACCCACAACACCAACGGCGGCCCGCCCATCCCCGTCGTCCCGCTCAGCACCCCGCTGCTCAGACTCACCGCGGGCACCCATTTCTTCGAGACCCGTTCCCGGGGTTTGGGACGCAACAGCGCGGTCAACGCCACTACTCCCAGCAGCACCACCCCCACGCCTTGTTTCATCAGCTCGACCCCGCCCGCGGTGAGCCAGGCCATGATCACCAGCCCGATCGGCACGCCGATCATCCGCCCCACCATCATGCCGGGCATGTCGCGCCAGACGATGTGCTTGCGAAACTTCCAGCTGCCCGCCGCGGTCTGCGTGAGCACCGTGGTCCCCAACACGGCAACGGCTTGATGCAGATCCAGTCCCGCCCAGATCAGCAGCGGCACCGAGACCAGCCCAAACCCAAACCCCGCGGCGCCCTGGACAAACGCTCCCAATGCCAGCGCACCGATCGCGAAGAGAAGATGCGCGGTGCCGAGTTGTTCGAGCAGGGGCATCCGCCGAGCTTAGCCGAAGTAGGCCGGCTCGTTGCCCG
Protein-coding regions in this window:
- a CDS encoding ankyrin repeat domain-containing protein; the protein is MPDTESFIALLEHGAVADLAQIITDHPRRVNTFLTQPAPHGSEQWMPMHFAARAGHLAAVELMLEHRVHPDCRTRFNTPMHARQTPLHLAAAGGHFQVIERLLEARAEIEVRDAQLRSPIWLAARHGHPQVIAALAARRADLETRDTQQRTPLHAALLPPKPRAEQSEAPDRLLPPPPITFNPAAALALLDSGADPNATCPKEPEGFTPLHRCVALGDPAFDVAKRLIQDGANRTAVDPRTSRTPHALALHLQRSAAWIDLLA
- a CDS encoding tRNA-queuosine alpha-mannosyltransferase domain-containing protein — protein: MRILALNPYHTGSHKAFLEGWMAHSRHDFETLTLPGHHWKWRMRHAGATFAAELLSAKPQAALGGVNAVWCTSMLDLASFYGLCDHRFRSLPAMVYFHENQLTYPTRHDDPRDQHFAITHLTSALAAIQRAPGLSPSIGWNSAYHRDGFLTATSKLLQKMPGRELDHLPDMIHDASVVLSPGVQLGDAPDTVEATRSERDELLHILWVGRWEHDKDPDAFFAALKKLKKRGVRFRLSVLGESFKQVPECFATAKKRFADEIVRWGYQDSRAEYEAALREADVVVSTARHEFFGIAVVEAVAAGCFPVFPHRLAYPEVFGEDERFYYDGTPDGLADHLMRMNVGDLPGLDHAVVERYRWEHAAERLDAAMARLGGGHAG
- a CDS encoding sulfite exporter TauE/SafE family protein: MPLLEQLGTAHLLFAIGALALGAFVQGAAGFGFGLVSVPLLIWAGLDLHQAVAVLGTTVLTQTAAGSWKFRKHIVWRDMPGMMVGRMIGVPIGLVIMAWLTAGGVELMKQGVGVVLLGVVALTALLRPKPRERVSKKWVPAVSLSSGVLSGTTGMGGPPLVLWVVSHDWSTQRTRAFLWVLFLQLMPVQLGLMLWKFGGELWWAIAGGLVMTPVVVFMGNCGAKVGSRWSRQTLRRVTLGMLVVLAVVSIASPWLR